The Paenibacillus amylolyticus genome contains the following window.
CCATGGGGCGTTCCCTTGGGCAGTGCTGCTCATTAATGCAATGGGCAGCCTTTTTGGGCTGGTTCTTTACCATAGCTGTTCCGGGCAAAATAACACCACACCTTCGACTTGCCATTGGCACAGGTTTTACTGGTGCATTTACGACATTCTCCACGTTTACACTGGATATGGTTCGTTTATCCGAAGGGGGAGAATGGCTGCAAGCCGGGATGTATATGATTGTAAGTCTATTGGCAGGACTGTTGCTCTGTGCGCTCGGAATCCGTCTTGGACAACGTATGTTGGGGGCACGAAGACAAGAGGGTGATGCCTCATGATTCTATGGATTGGTTTGGCAGGTGTGCTGGGTGCAGTGCTGCGTTACAGTCTGGGAAAATGGGTCTCTGGCTTGCTGGGAACGGCTTTTCCGTGGGGAACATGGATCATTAACATCAGTGGTTCACTGTTGCTTGGGTTGTTATACGGGTGGCATCAATCTGCAATGATCTCAGACGCAATCTGGGTGATCTGGGGAACCGGATTCTGCGGTGCCTACACCACATTCTCTACGTTTGGCTATGAAACGTTAGGACTTGTGGGGCGACAACGATACGCAAGTGCAGCATTCTACGTCGTCAGCTCGGTTGTCGTTGGGGTGTTGGCCTCCTTGGCAGGAGTCGGGTTGACTGCATAACGAACTATTTTTATTTTTTTTGCAAAGAAAAGCAGGAAAAAAGCCATCCTTCATGGTATACATGAAAGACGGCTTTTTTAATAGGGATACACGGTATTGTGTATAATCCGCATTTTAATGGACAAAGCTCTATTATTGCATAGCGGGTACAGGTACTTTTTGTACCTGATCGATCGTACCCCCACCCAGGCAAACTTCTCCGTCGTAGAAAACAACAGCTTGTCCTGGCGTAATGGCTTTTTGTTGCTGGTCAAATTGTACATCCACGCTTCCATCTTCCTGCCAGGTCAATGTAACACCTTGATCCGGTTGACGATAGCGGAATTTGGCCGTACAACGGTATGGCACATTAGGCATATGTTCTGCACCGGCAATCCAGTTCACACCCGTTGCGGTCAGACCTGTGGAGTACAGGCTTGCATGGGCATCGCCCTGAATAACAAGCAGTTGATTCTTCTCCAGATTCTTGTCTGCAACGAACCAGGGTTCACCATTGCCGGAACCACCAATGCCAAGACCTTGGCGTTGTCCAAGTGTGTAGTACATGAGACCGTCATGACGGCCTTTGACTTCACCGGTCGCGATATCAACCATATCTCCACCTTTGGCAGGCAGATAATTACTCAGGAACTCTTTGAAATTGCGTTCACCGATGAAGCAGACACCTGTGCTGTCTTTTTCTTGGCTGTATACAAGCCAGCGGCTTCTGCAATTTTGCGCACTTCCGGTTTGGGCAGATGACCAATCGGGAACATGGCTTTGGAAAGCTGGTTCTGATTGAGTGCATTAAGGAAATACGTCTGATCCTTATTGTTGTCCACACCACGCAGCAGCTTGAATGTGCCATCTTCTTCAATCAGGCGAGCGTAGTGTCCTGTAGCTACATAATCTGCGCCGAGATCCAGAGCTTTGTTCAGGAATTCACCAAATTTGATCTCACGATTACACATGACATCTGGATTTGGCGTACGACCCGACTTATATTCATCAAGGAAATAGGTAAATACTTTATCAAAATATTCTTTCTCGAAGTTGACAGTGTAGTAAGGAATGCCGATCTGTTCACACACGCGGCGTACATCCTCTGAATCTTCTTCAGCGGTACAGTGGCCGAACTCGTCGGTGTCATCCCAGTTTTTCATGAAAATGCCGATGACATCGTAACCTTGCTCTTTTAGCAGCAACGCGGTAACGGAAGAATCGACACCTCCGGACATGCCAACGACGACCCGTGTATTTTCAATTGTTTTGGACATCGTTATCACCATTTCTATATATAAATGTGTTTCGTTTCTTATTCTAGCATAACCGGACTCAAGATACGATACACCCGGCCAATTTTGGATAGTGTCCACCACAGACGCACATTTTGGAATATCGTCAATCTTTATTTTCCATAACGCATGCAGATATGTTAACATTAGCTGAGGGTTATGATCGGAATACGGAGAATTAGAAGGATATAGATTAGTTCTATGAATTTTTGCTGTGGTCAGATCGTGGAACAGGTGATCATGGACTACAGGATAAATATAAAGTTTCCAATCGTTACTGAAAATTGAAAGAGGTGACTCCTTTGAAAATATCGACAAAAGGCCGTTACGGCCTCACAATCATGATGGAGCTTGCTGCCAGAACAGGCGAAGGCCCTACATCACTTAAAAGCATTGCCGAGCGCAATCAGCTCTCGGAACATTACCTGGAGCAACTGATTGCTCCACTGCGTAATGCAGGACTGGTGAAAAGCATCAGAGGTGCTTACGGCGGGTATATCCTTGCGGGTGATCCTGCAACCGTAACTGCAGGCGATGTAATCCGTGTGCTGGAAGGACCCATCTCACCCGTAGACTTCACGGAGGAAGATGATCCGGCGAAGCGTGATCTGTGGTTGCGTATCCGTGACAGTATTGCCGAAGTACTGGACTCCACAACACTGAAAGACCTGATTTCATTCCAGGATCAAGAGAAAAAGGACAGCTACATGTTCTATATTTAAAGACCAGTTCGCATCACAGAAGACACACTAAAGCCCCCAACCTGGGGCTTTAGACATGCCAATAGAGGGTAATCTTCTTGGAACTAAAACTAGACTTTTTGAACAAAATTTTTGAACGAGCCAGCATGGGTATTTTGTTTTGTTCTTCAATTTCTACTGATCGCTCTAGGGGAGCAGAGCTTATGTAATCAGCCGCGGATTTACAAGTTGGTCAAGTGTGAACTTAACTGGATATCTTGTGAATCAGCGACTTTTTAAAGTTTCTATATCAGCTTCCATGCGTAACTGACGGCGATTCAATATATCAATGCTGTGCTGATGAGTATTCAATTCGGTAGTTACTTTGCGTTCAGAGGCGGAGTGGGAGGCATCAAGCCGTTTCGTAACGGTCAATGTTTCCAGCACAGCTTGTTGAAGAAGTGGAATGTTCTTAGTTTGTTCCTCTATGGTGTCCAATCTGTCATCTACCTTATCAAGCCTACCGTCTATAGTATTAAGCTTGCCGTCAATAGCACTAAGACTACTATCAACAGTATCTAGTCTGTTCTCTACGGTACCTAGCCTTTCTTCCATAGCATCGAGCCGGATGTCTATTTTTCCAAGATGTCCATCAATGCTGTCGAACCGCTTGTCCATTTGTTGAAGTTGATTCAGAATCTGCCCGAGAATGGGATTACTCATGTCTCTCTCTCCTTTATGAAATGGATATAGAACATTATACACGAAGATGCGACAATAGAGCATCCATTTCGATTTCCAATTTTACAGTACGCCATGAGATAGAAATTTAACATATAACGGGGTGAAGATAAATGAAACGAATTTATTTGGATCACGCCGCATCGACACCTATGCACCCACAAGTCGCAGAAGCGATGATGAACGTCATGACAGGACAATATGGCAATGCGTCAAGTATCCATGCCTTTGGGCGTGAAGCCAAACGAACTGTCAGCGGAGCAAGGGATGTTATTGCGGCGTCTTTGGGCTGTTTCCCGGACGAATTGGTATTCACCGGAGGTGGCACGGAGAGTGACAATCTGGCCATTTTCGGAGCGGTCTCAGCAAGGCAGGACAAAGGGAAGCACGTCATTACAACGGCAATTGAGCATCATGCGGTTTTGCATACGTGTCAGGAATTGGAGCGTCAAGGTTATGAAGTAACCTATCTGTCTGTGGATCGTTATGGGCGAATCGATCTGGATGAGTTGCGAGAGGCCATTCGGCCGGATACAGTGCTGATTACCATGATGTATGCCAACAATGAAGTAGGCACTATTCAGCCGATACGCGAGGTTGGTGAGCTTGCCCGTCAGCATAATATCCTTTTCCACACTGATGCGGTTCAAGCTCTGGGCAGTCAAAATATTTCCTGCAAGGAACTGCCTGTGGATCTGATCAGCTTCTCTGCGCATAAAATCAACGGCCCTCAGGGCGTGGGTGCACTCTATGTACGGCGAGGAATTGTATTGGAAGCAAGAGCTCACGGTGGATTGCAGGAGCGTCAGCGGCGTGCTGGTACAGAGAATATCGCAGGCATTGCGGGATTTGCAGAAGCTCTCAAGATTGCATCAGCACAATCGGATGCGCATCGTGAGCATGATTTGGAATTGCGTAAACTTTTGTTGGAACAGCTTGAGATTCATGTGGGTACAGAGCACTTTCATGTGAACGGGCACCCGGAGCATACACTGCCAAACATCCTGAATATCAGCTTTCCGGAAGTGTCCACAGAGACGATGTTAATGAATCTGGATATGGAAGGGATTGCGGTAGCAAGCGGTTCGGCCTGCACTTCTGGCTCACTAGAAGTCTCTCACGTGCTCAAGGCGATGAACTTGTCTGAAACATTTTTGCACTCTGCGATTCGATTTAGCTGGGGATTGGGTAATACTACGGAAGAAATCATGACAACCGCCGAAAAAATTGGAACCATTCTTGGACGACTGCGTAATAGACCCTAAGGGGAACTTTACTCATGGAACAGAAGGAGGGAAGAAGTTCCATTTCATCGGTTGGATAGAAGCGGTTTTGATGATCGGCGTCTGATTGCCACTCATCAACTTTGGGCATACCTAGCAATAGCGCCGCGCCTATTTAATGATAAGAAGATGAGGGGGACCCAGCGATGAAGCTTCAGGAAATGATCGGACTTGCCGTTTTTGATGTTGAGGACGGGAAGCAGGTCGGTAAAATCCAGGATTTCATTGTGAATGATGATTGGGAGATCGAAGGCATTGAGCTTGAGAACAAAGGTCTGTTTACCAATCATGTCAAAATCGTGCAGTGGCAAGATATCGTTGCCTACGGCGAAGATGCCGTCATGATCCGTAATCAACAGGCTGTCCGCAAGACGGGAGCCGACGACATAAAATACACGTACCTCCTCGGTCGTTCTAAATTGAAGGAGATGTCCGTGCTCACAGAAGAAGGTTTGCTGCTTGGGCGTGTCTCCGATGTTTATTTTGACCAAGAGTTGGGAAATACAATAATAGGGATTGAAATTACGGACGGTTTTGTGTCCGATCTGATCGAGGGCCGCAAATGGTTGCCATGTACAAGCGATATGTCCATTGGGGAAAGTGCCATTATGGTGCCGTCGCTGAGTGAACAGCGCTTGGAAAATGCCATTCATTCTGTTAATGGATAGGTGAATGAATTATGAAATGTCCAAACTGTAGTTCCAAAGATATCGGGAAAATTGGTTCCCATCAGTTTTATTGCTGGGGATGCTTTATCGAATTAACGGTGAACGGTGAGAAAATGTCTGTATATCAGGTGGAAGAAGACGGTACGCTAAGTTCCCTGGATGACCTGTTTTTCGGGGACGAGCTGCCACAAGACTTCCCTCACCTTCACGCTTCTTCTTAATAAGCAGCATAACTTCCTCTATATGCGGTTTCATGACAATGTCTGTCATGGAAAGCTGTCATTTATTGTTGACAGATGGATATAGATGCGGTTACATAGTGGTTCGGCTGGTATAATGATATGCTGCCCCGTACTGCAAAATGCGCTTCCTTCTCTAATGAAGGAGGCGTTTTTTAATTTTAAGAAAAAATATTCGGAATGCTCCTTCCACTTCTGCACTGTGTTAATAAATATTACCTTTCCTACATATACTGACTCTCAGAGCCAGTCCAAAAGGAGAGATGCAAGTGGAGCAATTAACCAAAAACAAGCTGTTCCGTTACGCGATCTGGCTGCTGCTCGGATTGATTATTCTATATTTTATCTGGCTGCTGCGGCCTTTACTGCTTCATATATATGCGTTCCTGAAAACAGTGCTGGCGCCCTTTATCGTAGCCCTGATCATATCCTATGTACTTAATCCGATTGTCAGCATGCTGGGAGGCAGAAAGGTGCCGCGCACGATTGCGGTGCTGCTCATATATGCCTTTTTCCTGACCTGTATCGGTGTCATTCTGATGAATGTGATCCCGGTCTTGATTGAACAGCTGGAGGAACTCAACGAGCATATGCCGGAGCTGTCCATGCGTGCCCAGAGTCTGATGAACAATATGGATCACAAATTAATGCCGCCAAGTGTGCGAACAGGCATGAACAGTTGGTTCTTTCAGATGGAGGATCGACTAACTCAGGGGATTACCGTGCTAATGGACAATATCGGGGCGACCATTAATGTGTTATTCAATGTGTTTATCGTGCCATTCTTGATCTTTTACATGTTAAAAGACTTTGAGGTATTTGAGCGCACCATTGTGGCGTATCTTCCGCGTTCACGTCGTAAAGCGATTGTCTCGGTGATGAAAGAGATTGATACCGCACTGGGGAACTACATTCGAGGCCAGTTTATTGTCTGTGTCATTGTTGGCATCTTTGCCTATATTGGTTATATCATCATTGATATGCCGTATGCCCTGCTGCTTGCAAGCATTGTTGCTGTGTTTAACATCGTGCCCTACCTAGGTCCGTTCCTCGGAGCTGCGCCTGCTGTGGTTATGGCATCAACTGTATCGTTTAAAATGGTGCTGCTTGTTGTCATTGTGAACACACTGTGCCAGGTGTTGGAGAGTAACGTTATTTCTCCTCAGGTAGTGGGACGTACATTGCATCTGCATCCGCTGTCCATTATATTCGCACTGCTCGTCGGAGGCGAACTGGCAGGCATTGTAGGCTTAATTCTGGCAGTCCCCGTTTTTGCCGTCCTGAAGGTGATTGTGCAGCATTTTTTCGCCTATTACATCAAACGAAGGACCGATTAATGAGTAGCGTTATAACATCAATTGGCCCTCGTTGACACCCGCTTGTGCTACCGATATAATGAGTGTGTATGTTTAGAACATGAAATCGATGATGAAATAAAGTACGCCGAGGGTTCCTTTCCTCAGAGAATAGACTTCTTCGGATCAGGGTGAGCCTGAACTGATGGCTGGAAGAGTCTTGAAATGAAGCGGCGGAAAGCTAATTTCGGAGTGCAGGACAACCCTGCCGGGAGCGACCGTTATTTCGCATGAACGAGGAGATTGTTGGTTTGTCCGGGCAGCAAGGGATGAACAGCAATAACCAGGGTGGTACCGCGATAACATCGTCCCTGATTATTCAGGGGCGTTTTTTGTGTTTATTTTTACAAAAAACAATGTTGACCAACCGGAGCGAATACGCAACGGACTATTATAATTTAATGGGGGCATCCAGTATGAAAGCCAGTGAAATCCGGTCCAAATGGATAGAGTTTTTTGCAAGTAAAGGTCACAAAATCGAGCCGAGCGCATCGCTCGTGCCTCACAACGATCCTTCCCTACTGTGGATCAATGCGGGGATGGCACCGCTCAAGCCTTATTTTGACGGACGTGAGAAGCCGGAGAACCCGCGTCTTGCGAACTCCCAGAAGTGTATCCGTACCAATGATATTGAGAATGTCGGCAAAACGCGTCGTCACCATACATTCTTCGAAATGCTCGGCAACTTCTCCATTGGAGATTATTTCAAGGAAGAGACGGTTACCTGGGCATGGGAGTTCCTGACTAGCAAAGAGTGGATCGGCTTCGACCCGGAGCGCCTGTCCGTAACGGTATATCCCGAAGATGAGGAAGCCTTCAAACTGTGGAACGAAAAAGTGGGACTGCCTGCGGAGCGTATCATTAAATTGGATGAAAACTTCTGGGATATCGGCGAAGGCCCATGTGGACCTTGTACCGAGATCTTCTATGATCGCGGCGAAGCTTACGGCAATGATATGAGTGATCCTGAAATGTATCCAGGTGGGAAAACGAACGTTATCTGGAAGTATGGAACCTGGTATTCTCCCAGTTCAACCATAACAAGGATGGCAGCTACACACCGCTTCCTAACAAAAATATTGATACAGGTGCAGGTCTGGAGCGTTTTGCTTCCATTCTGCAAAATGTGGATTCCAACTTCGACACAGACCTGTTCCAACCGATGATTCAAAGAACAGCCGCTCTTGCGGGTGTGAAATATAACGACAGCGTAGAAATCGATGTTGCCCTGAAAGTCATTGCCGATCATATCCGTACCGTTGCTTTTGCAGTAGGGGATGGCGTTCTGCCAAGTAATGAAGGACGTGGATATGTCATCCGTCGTTTGCTCCGTCGTGCAGTTCGTTATGGAAAAGTGCTTGGACTCGACCGTCCATTCCTGTATGAACTGACTACAACGGTTGGTGAAGTGATGGGCATGTACTACCCTGAGGTAGTCGACAAACAGGAATTCATCGCCAAAGTAATCAAAACAGAGGAAGAGCGTTTCCACGAAACACTCACAGATGGTCTGGCGATTCTGGCTGATATCAGCGGTACTGCAAAATCCGAAGGACGCACCGTTATTAGCGGACCTGAAGCTTTCAAACTGTATGATACGTACGGTTTCCCGTTTGACCTGACAGAAGATTATGCCGCAGAGCATGGTCTGACTGTAGACCGTGAAGGTTTTGAAGCATCCATGCAGAAACAGCGTGAGCTTGGACGTGCTGGGCGTCAAGAGAATGAGAGCATGAAAGTCCAAGGTGGACCACTTGCTGACCTGGAGGTTAAAAGCGAGTTTGTTGGTTATACTGACCTGTTGACGGAAGCAAAAGTGGTAGCCATTGTAGCTGGCGAGGCCCTCGTTGAAGCCGTAGGCGAAGGACAAACGTGTCAGGTTGTTCTGGACAAAACTCCGTTCTATGCGGAAAGTGGCGGTCAAGTAAGTGATCAGGGCTTGCTGCGCGGTGCTGGTGTAACAGCGAAAGTACAAGGCCTGTTCAAAGCTCCACTTGGACAACATGTACATCTGGTAACGGTGGAGTCCGGTGAGCTGCGTGTAGGTGATGTAATCAACGCTGAAGTAGACGCAGCGAAACGTAGCGACATTATCAAAAACCATACGGCAACCCACTTGCTGCACAAAGCACTCAAAGATGTGCTCGGCACACACGTAAACCAGGCAGGATCACTCGTAGAGCCACAGCGTCTGCGGTTTGACTTCTCTCATTTCGGCAGCATCACGCCGGAAGAGTTGACAGAGATTGAGCGTCAGGTGAACGAACAGATCTGGAATCGTCTCAACGTAAACATCGAGCTGAAAGCTATTGATGAAGCGAAAGAAATGGGTGCAATGGCCCTGTTTGGCGAAAAATATGGAGATATTGTACGTGTTGTTCAAGTCGGAGACTACAGTTTGGAACTTTGTGGCGGTTGTCACGTAAATAATACTTCAGAGATTGGAATCTTCAAACTGGTAAGCGAGAGCGGAATTGGTTCCGGCGTTCGTCGGATCGAAGCTGTAACTGGCCGTGGCGCATATCTGTATGTGGAAAGCCAGTTGGAACTGCTCAAACAATCGGCAACACTGCTCAAAGCAAATGTGGCTGATGTACCTAAACGCATCGAAGGTCTGAACCTGCAACTGAAAGAAGCAGCCAGAGAGACGGAATCCCTGCAAAGCAAGCTGAGTGCCATGGAAGCAGGTCAATTGACCGATCAAGTGGTACAAGCAGGAAACACACAATTGCTGGCAGCACGCGTAGACGCTCCGAACATGGATGCACTGCGTACAGTGGCAGATGAGTTGAAAGTAAAATTGCCTAACGCGGTACTCGTATTGGGTGCTCCAGCAGACGGCAAAGTGAATTTTGTTGTAGCTGTACCTGCTGAACAAGTAAAACAAGGTCTGCACGCAGGTAAAATCGTCAAAGAAGTCGCGGCAGTATGCGGCGGCGGTGGCGGTGGACGTCCAGACATGGCGCAAGCCGGAGGCAAGGATGCGACCAAGCTGGATGAAGCGCTGAAACTGGCGGTTTCACTCGTTAGCGGCCATACTGCATAAATCCATTGAGCGGCTTATCATCGTCAAAATATAAACCGAAATGGTTCAGTTCGTTTGTATTTTGTACCCGAGAGCGACTGGAATCCAATGATGCAGTATACTAAAGCCGGTAAAGGACAAGCAAAAAACACAATTGCCTTATCCTTTGTTTACTTGTGGCAGTCAGAATATGTTATTATATAAACAGAAATCAATTCGGCAGGACATGGTCCCCATGTTCATGCAGGAGCGAGGTGTCATCAATGGACTCCATGGATAAGACGGTTAAATTTAATGTGAAAGGTGACGAACAGGAAGCATCCTCCAAAGAGATTCTTCTCACGGTATATGATGCATTGGTCGATAAGGAGTATAATCCGATCAACCAGATTGTTGGGTATCTGATTTCCGGAGACCCGGCATACATTCCTCGTCACAACAACGCACGTAGTCTGGTCCGGAAAAGGAGCGCGATGAGCTGATTGAAGAGCTTGTACGTTCCTATCTGGCCAATCACCGGTAATGTACGCCGCTTCCGCTGTGTTGCAGCCTTGCAGGCAGCGGGAAATGAACCGACAGAAACAGCCTGAAGCTTGAGAAGGCGATGTTGAATCGACCTAAGCAGGCCCAGGATGGGAGAGCATGGATGAAAATATTAGGTTTGGACTATGGGGACCGAAGAATCGGAGTTGCCGCGAGTGACGCCTTCGGTTGGACTGCCCAGGGATTGGAAGTACTTGAACGCCGCCGTGATGAAGGCGAGTTCGCTCGGATTGCCGAACTTGTGCGTGAGCATGAGATTAGTGAGATCGTAGTGGGACTTCCCAAAAACATGAACGGCACCGTAGGACCGCGCGGTGAGATATGTATTGCTTTTGCCGAACGCCTGCGGGATGAACTGAATTTACCTGTTCACCTTTGGGATGAACGACTGACAACCATGGCAGCAGAACGTACGCTGATCGAAGCGGATGTCAGTCGGAAAAACGCAAGCAAGTTGTGGACAAAATGGCCGCAAGCTTGATTTTGCAAAATTATTTGGATGCCAATAGTAGAAGGTGAGGGGGATCAACAATGGCTGAAGATCAACTGGGTATGGAAGAAGAAGCGGAAATCATTTACATTGCGGATGACGAGGGTAATGAAGAGGAATTTGAAGTCATCATGAAGTTTGAAGTAGACGGTTCGGAGGCCAAGTATATGATGGTTGCTCCGGTTGAACCTGAAGATGGCGAAACGGATGTATATGCATTCCGTTATGAAGAAGAGGGCGACGATATCAAACTTTTCGTTATCCAAGATGATGCCGAGTGGGATATCGTCGAGGAGACGTTTAATACATTTCTTGCTGAAGATGATGAAGAGGAAGCGAACTAAATGACGGAATATAGCCGCAAAGACCTGAAATGGACAGATTCACTGCGTCTGGCATTCGGTGCTCATGTTGAGCTCGAGGAAGAGAACGGTAAATCACAACCGTATGACTTGTTGGCTGAGTTCGAAGTGAACGGTCAGCAATATGCGGTGCTCCGCAGTTCGTTGCGACCTTATGACGAGGTTGAACTTCTGCGGGTATCACCTGGAAGTGAAGACCAGATCATGCCAGAGTTAGTTACGATCGATGATGATGATGAGTGGGAGAACATCTCGGAACTGTATGATGAATGTACACTCCCCATTGACGAAGATTAATCAGCTTCAAATTGAAGAAACCGGGAGGGCGGAGAAGTCCGCTCTTTTTGGTTGTGTAAAGGAGTTGTTTCTTTTTTGAAAGGGAAAGCAATAGTAGTCATACTGCTTATCATTGTAGTTCTTGTCGGAGGCGCAGGTGGTTACGTATGGAATATGATGCGTCCCGTGGAAGCTTCTGCAGAACCAATCGTATTCGAGATTAAAAGCGGATCGGGAACTTCAAAAATCGCGGATCAGCTTCAAGAAGAAGGACTCATTCGAAGCGGGTTAGCCTTTAAAGGGTATTTAAAGTGGAAAAAACTAGGGTCCAATTTCATGGCGGGTACATATTCTATGAATCCTGGCGTGACATATGATGAGATTGTTAGCAAGCTGAGTAGCGGCGAGGTTGTACCGGAGGAAATGGTGAAATTCACGATTCCGGAAGGTTATACTGTGCTGCAAATGGCGGGTAAGCTTTCTTATGAGCATGTTGTCGATCGGGATGAATTCATCAAGCTGGCCAATGATCCTTCAGCCTTCGATGTAGATATCGTAAAAGATATTCCAGTGGATGAAGAACTGCGCTACGCATTGGAAGGGTATCTGTTCCCGGAAACGTATGAGCTGAAAAAAGGAAGTTCCACGCATGATGTGATGCAACGCATGCTGGAAGAATTCCAGACCAAGATCAATTCGATCCCGGATCTGGAAGCCAAGCTGCAGGAAAAGAATCTATCCCTGCATGAGTTGCTGACAATAGCGTCACTTGTAGAGAAAGAAGTTGTGGTAGATGAGGAACGTGCGCTGGTTGCAGGTGTAATCTACAATCGGATCAACCAGGATATGAGGCTGGAGATTGATGCTACCGTGCAATATCTGCTCGACAAGCCGAAGGAGCGATTGTTTTACAAGGATCTTAAGGTGCAAAGTCCATATAATACGTATCTGAATAAAGGTTTGCCACCTGGTCCAATTGCCAGTCCAAGTCTTCCATCCATTGAAGCAGCGTTAAATCCGGAAGCTTCGGAGTATCTGTTCTATGTGACGAAAAAGGATGGCTCGTCTGGACATTTGTTTGCCAAAACGTATAAGGAACATCAGCAAAATATAGCCAAAAGTAAGGCTGCGCAATAAGCGGAGGGGATTATATGAGTAAGAAACATGAACTGCTCGTTACAGCAGCGAATGTGAAAGAGGCAGAAGTGCTGCTCCTGGCTGGAGCAGATGCTCTGGTCATCGGAGATGATCGATTCGGCATGCGTCTTCCGGGCAGCTTCAGCGTGGAAGAGACAGCAGAGGTGGTTGCCATTGCAGCCCAACATCAGGCACGTGTGTATGTATCCATGACGAATCTGATGTCCAACGAGCTGTTGAAAGAATTGCCCGAATATGTTCAAGCACTTGGAAGAATTGGAATTGACGGTGTAGAATTTAATGATCCATCCGTGCTGGCTACCATGAAGGAATA
Protein-coding sequences here:
- a CDS encoding PRC-barrel domain-containing protein translates to MKLQEMIGLAVFDVEDGKQVGKIQDFIVNDDWEIEGIELENKGLFTNHVKIVQWQDIVAYGEDAVMIRNQQAVRKTGADDIKYTYLLGRSKLKEMSVLTEEGLLLGRVSDVYFDQELGNTIIGIEITDGFVSDLIEGRKWLPCTSDMSIGESAIMVPSLSEQRLENAIHSVNG
- a CDS encoding AI-2E family transporter codes for the protein MEQLTKNKLFRYAIWLLLGLIILYFIWLLRPLLLHIYAFLKTVLAPFIVALIISYVLNPIVSMLGGRKVPRTIAVLLIYAFFLTCIGVILMNVIPVLIEQLEELNEHMPELSMRAQSLMNNMDHKLMPPSVRTGMNSWFFQMEDRLTQGITVLMDNIGATINVLFNVFIVPFLIFYMLKDFEVFERTIVAYLPRSRRKAIVSVMKEIDTALGNYIRGQFIVCVIVGIFAYIGYIIIDMPYALLLASIVAVFNIVPYLGPFLGAAPAVVMASTVSFKMVLLVVIVNTLCQVLESNVISPQVVGRTLHLHPLSIIFALLVGGELAGIVGLILAVPVFAVLKVIVQHFFAYYIKRRTD
- a CDS encoding cysteine desulfurase family protein, with protein sequence MKRIYLDHAASTPMHPQVAEAMMNVMTGQYGNASSIHAFGREAKRTVSGARDVIAASLGCFPDELVFTGGGTESDNLAIFGAVSARQDKGKHVITTAIEHHAVLHTCQELERQGYEVTYLSVDRYGRIDLDELREAIRPDTVLITMMYANNEVGTIQPIREVGELARQHNILFHTDAVQALGSQNISCKELPVDLISFSAHKINGPQGVGALYVRRGIVLEARAHGGLQERQRRAGTENIAGIAGFAEALKIASAQSDAHREHDLELRKLLLEQLEIHVGTEHFHVNGHPEHTLPNILNISFPEVSTETMLMNLDMEGIAVASGSACTSGSLEVSHVLKAMNLSETFLHSAIRFSWGLGNTTEEIMTTAEKIGTILGRLRNRP
- a CDS encoding DUF1292 domain-containing protein is translated as MTEYSRKDLKWTDSLRLAFGAHVELEEENGKSQPYDLLAEFEVNGQQYAVLRSSLRPYDEVELLRVSPGSEDQIMPELVTIDDDDEWENISELYDECTLPIDED
- a CDS encoding Rrf2 family transcriptional regulator, yielding MKISTKGRYGLTIMMELAARTGEGPTSLKSIAERNQLSEHYLEQLIAPLRNAGLVKSIRGAYGGYILAGDPATVTAGDVIRVLEGPISPVDFTEEDDPAKRDLWLRIRDSIAEVLDSTTLKDLISFQDQEKKDSYMFYI
- the crcB gene encoding fluoride efflux transporter CrcB, with amino-acid sequence MILWIGLAGVLGAVLRYSLGKWVSGLLGTAFPWGTWIINISGSLLLGLLYGWHQSAMISDAIWVIWGTGFCGAYTTFSTFGYETLGLVGRQRYASAAFYVVSSVVVGVLASLAGVGLTA
- a CDS encoding CrcB family protein, with product MQWAAFLGWFFTIAVPGKITPHLRLAIGTGFTGAFTTFSTFTLDMVRLSEGGEWLQAGMYMIVSLLAGLLLCALGIRLGQRMLGARRQEGDAS
- the mltG gene encoding endolytic transglycosylase MltG, which codes for MKGKAIVVILLIIVVLVGGAGGYVWNMMRPVEASAEPIVFEIKSGSGTSKIADQLQEEGLIRSGLAFKGYLKWKKLGSNFMAGTYSMNPGVTYDEIVSKLSSGEVVPEEMVKFTIPEGYTVLQMAGKLSYEHVVDRDEFIKLANDPSAFDVDIVKDIPVDEELRYALEGYLFPETYELKKGSSTHDVMQRMLEEFQTKINSIPDLEAKLQEKNLSLHELLTIASLVEKEVVVDEERALVAGVIYNRINQDMRLEIDATVQYLLDKPKERLFYKDLKVQSPYNTYLNKGLPPGPIASPSLPSIEAALNPEASEYLFYVTKKDGSSGHLFAKTYKEHQQNIAKSKAAQ
- a CDS encoding DUF1292 domain-containing protein, which gives rise to MAEDQLGMEEEAEIIYIADDEGNEEEFEVIMKFEVDGSEAKYMMVAPVEPEDGETDVYAFRYEEEGDDIKLFVIQDDAEWDIVEETFNTFLAEDDEEEAN